The Sorex araneus isolate mSorAra2 chromosome 5, mSorAra2.pri, whole genome shotgun sequence genome has a segment encoding these proteins:
- the ID3 gene encoding DNA-binding protein inhibitor ID-3: MKALSPVRGCYEAVCCLSERSLAIARGRGKGPAAEEPLSLLDDMNHCYSRLRELVPGVPRGTQLSQVEILQRVIDYILDLQVVLAEPAPGPPDGPHLPIQTADLAPELVISNDKRSFCH, from the exons ATGAAGGCGCTGAGCCCGGTTCGCGGTTGCTACGAGGCGGTGTGCTGCCTGTCGGAACGCAGCCTGGCCATCGCGCGGGGTCGAGGCAAGGGCCCGGCTGCAGAAGAGCCACTGAGCCTACTCGACGACATGAACCACTGCTACTCGCGTCTGCGGGAACTGGTACCCGGAGTTCCGCGAGGCACTCAGCTTAGCCAGGTGGAAATCCTGCAGCGAGTCATCGACTACATACTCGATCTGCAGGTGGTCCTGGCCGAGCCGGCCCCCGGACCCCCAGACGGTCCGCATCTTCCCATCCAG aCAGCGGACCTCGCTCCAGAACTTGTGATCTCCAACGACAAGAGGAGCTTCTGCCACTGA